The following coding sequences lie in one Mycobacterium sp. Z3061 genomic window:
- a CDS encoding DUF5632 domain-containing protein, whose amino-acid sequence MGIFGRITARQRLRRATQESLSVPTFSAPLDCTPWVIGGLWPPELSAGNSETATLAGYLKADLQRIAGAANDELRIIGRSGMEYTARRDAEARVIDEARDLAVRRVESTMRQLRRLRQDAELGTDMDKTQVIPAVRDEVPVPAPAQSEDGQRPVGSTGSPASTDDDRLPRLLAFVARQEPRLSWAVGERPDGTTVLVTDLAHGWIPPGIALPEGVRLLEPRRRSGRAADMLGATTRVLTYTPGDPARWSSDAPDPQTSEQPLELPPAEDLDWELRVATHWREGIPRLVNTMVSAVAAGADIVEQEADLLRVQLDTVRYQVLAQYPDVDPAQLLNCMLLAAVDSRVSGDPVSANYHFAWFANLAADTA is encoded by the coding sequence GTGGGGATCTTCGGCCGTATCACGGCGCGTCAGCGGCTGCGCAGAGCCACCCAGGAATCGCTGTCGGTACCCACTTTCAGCGCGCCCCTCGATTGCACACCCTGGGTGATCGGCGGCCTGTGGCCTCCGGAGTTGTCGGCCGGTAACTCCGAAACCGCAACTCTCGCTGGATATCTGAAGGCTGACCTGCAGCGGATCGCCGGCGCCGCCAACGATGAGTTGCGCATCATCGGCCGATCCGGAATGGAGTACACGGCCCGGCGCGACGCCGAAGCCAGAGTGATCGACGAGGCCCGCGACCTGGCGGTGCGCCGAGTCGAGTCGACGATGCGCCAACTGCGGAGGCTGCGACAAGACGCAGAACTGGGCACAGACATGGACAAAACACAGGTCATCCCCGCTGTCCGCGACGAAGTGCCGGTGCCCGCACCGGCACAGAGCGAGGACGGGCAACGACCCGTCGGGAGTACGGGGAGCCCGGCATCGACCGACGACGACCGGCTGCCGCGGCTGCTGGCATTCGTGGCGCGCCAGGAACCACGTCTGAGCTGGGCCGTCGGTGAGCGGCCAGACGGTACGACGGTACTGGTCACCGACCTCGCTCACGGCTGGATTCCGCCCGGCATCGCCTTGCCCGAAGGCGTGCGGCTACTGGAACCGCGGCGCCGCAGCGGCCGCGCGGCCGACATGCTGGGTGCCACGACCCGGGTGCTGACCTACACACCCGGTGACCCGGCCCGCTGGTCCAGCGATGCCCCCGACCCCCAGACATCGGAGCAGCCGTTGGAGCTGCCGCCGGCCGAAGACCTGGACTGGGAGCTGAGGGTGGCGACCCACTGGCGTGAGGGCATACCCCGCCTGGTGAACACGATGGTCAGCGCCGTCGCGGCCGGCGCCGACATCGTCGAGCAAGAAGCCGATCTGCTGCGGGTTCAACTGGATACCGTCCGGTACCAGGTGCTGGCGCAGTACCCCGACGTCGACCCGGCGCAACTGCTCAACTGCATGTTGCTCGCCGCTGTCGACAGCCGCGTTTCCGGGGACCCGGTGTCGGCGAACTACCACTTCGCCTGGTTCGCGAATCTGGCTGCCGATACCGCCTGA
- a CDS encoding DUF2710 family protein encodes MVSGSGPSSELSDRSAGSDADLVEAVLRELSEAADKWEALVAQAETVTYSVDLGDVHAAVNADGRLLELTLHPDVMTGYAPGELADRLNLAIAALREEAEAENQARYGGRLQW; translated from the coding sequence ATGGTGTCGGGGTCGGGTCCTTCCAGCGAGCTCAGCGACCGAAGCGCCGGAAGCGATGCAGACCTCGTCGAAGCGGTTCTTCGTGAACTGAGCGAGGCAGCGGACAAGTGGGAAGCACTCGTCGCTCAGGCTGAGACCGTCACCTACAGCGTGGACCTCGGCGACGTGCACGCGGCGGTGAATGCGGACGGCCGCCTGCTCGAGTTGACGTTGCACCCGGACGTGATGACCGGCTACGCACCCGGCGAGCTGGCCGACAGATTGAACCTCGCGATCGCAGCGCTGCGGGAGGAGGCAGAAGCCGAGAACCAGGCACGGTACGGCGGACGTCTGCAGTGGTGA
- the eccB gene encoding type VII secretion protein EccB: MPLNLSNRDQNSGHLFYNRRLRAAITRFSVRMKHDDRKQQAAVALSVVLVLIGVGWMALLHIMKPAGLIASSAVIGNRDTGAIYAKVNGRLYPALNLTSARLVVGSAAAVTWVTASEIAKYPTGPMIGIPGVPDSLPVVSSAVSAWAVCDTARTATRGSATPPLVTAIAGRLSPLDRAAVLGPKQALLTTHNGASYVIWGGQRSRIDPTDRSVTFNLGLDPGVTYPIELSNALFDAMPATEPLVSPTIPESGNPSRWLPELKVGSVLQSRDAGGTVNGFYVLLGGGVQKISSFVADLLRTKDSQGSTAPLLVAPDRLVHIPVVDVLNVDYYPPGKLEFIDTKANPVTCVGWEKQAGDPQARVTMISGRGLPVPSGMDSRLVHLVRDDRYPESSEADQTLILPEAANFVATTSGVSTADSRESLYWVAPQGVRYGIQSDARTLQALGLDARLALQAPWPLVRTFAPGPAISRDAALVARDAVSAGGALAPIPDNSDAGS; the protein is encoded by the coding sequence GTGCCACTCAATCTGTCCAACCGGGACCAGAATTCGGGGCATTTGTTCTACAACCGACGGCTGCGCGCCGCGATCACCCGGTTCTCCGTCCGGATGAAGCACGACGACCGCAAACAGCAAGCGGCAGTGGCCCTCTCTGTCGTCCTGGTCCTCATCGGTGTCGGCTGGATGGCCTTGCTGCACATCATGAAGCCCGCCGGGTTGATAGCAAGCTCGGCCGTTATCGGCAACCGGGACACCGGAGCCATTTATGCCAAGGTCAACGGACGCCTTTACCCGGCGCTGAACCTCACCTCCGCACGGCTGGTGGTCGGGAGCGCCGCCGCGGTCACCTGGGTCACGGCAAGTGAAATCGCCAAATATCCCACCGGGCCGATGATCGGAATTCCCGGTGTGCCGGACAGCTTGCCGGTCGTGTCTAGCGCGGTGTCGGCGTGGGCAGTGTGCGACACCGCACGTACCGCGACCCGGGGCAGCGCCACGCCGCCTCTCGTCACTGCGATCGCGGGACGACTGTCCCCGCTGGACCGGGCGGCTGTGCTGGGGCCGAAACAAGCACTCCTGACAACCCACAACGGTGCCAGCTACGTGATCTGGGGTGGGCAACGGTCGCGGATCGACCCGACCGACCGGTCGGTGACGTTCAATCTCGGCTTGGATCCCGGTGTGACGTATCCGATCGAACTGTCCAATGCGCTCTTTGACGCCATGCCCGCTACGGAACCGCTTGTGTCGCCGACGATTCCGGAGTCCGGCAACCCGTCGCGGTGGCTGCCCGAACTCAAGGTCGGCAGTGTGCTGCAATCGCGCGACGCCGGTGGCACCGTCAACGGATTCTACGTACTGCTGGGCGGCGGGGTCCAGAAAATCAGCAGCTTCGTCGCAGATCTACTGCGCACCAAGGACTCTCAAGGCTCGACTGCTCCTCTCCTGGTAGCCCCGGACCGCCTCGTCCATATCCCGGTCGTCGACGTACTCAACGTCGACTACTACCCGCCCGGAAAGCTGGAATTCATTGACACGAAGGCCAATCCCGTGACGTGCGTGGGATGGGAGAAGCAGGCCGGCGATCCCCAGGCCAGGGTCACCATGATCTCGGGTCGGGGATTACCGGTTCCGAGCGGCATGGACTCCCGTCTGGTGCATCTGGTGCGCGATGATCGGTACCCGGAATCCAGCGAGGCCGACCAGACATTGATCCTGCCGGAAGCGGCCAACTTCGTGGCCACTACCAGCGGTGTGTCCACGGCGGACAGCCGGGAAAGCCTCTATTGGGTTGCACCGCAAGGAGTTCGATACGGCATTCAATCGGATGCGCGAACACTGCAAGCGCTCGGACTGGATGCGCGCCTCGCCCTGCAGGCGCCATGGCCACTGGTGCGCACCTTCGCGCCCGGCCCGGCGATAAGTCGCGACGCGGCCCTGGTTGCCCGCGACGCCGTATCGGCCGGCGGTGCCCTGGCACCCATTCCCGACAACAGCGACGCCGGGAGCTAG
- the eccCa gene encoding type VII secretion protein EccCa, whose translation MSKSGFVRPKRTPVPNVPPVRVAVGAPLALPEREPRNILLMIAVPALLVGIVGTLVVMYASGVRSLQSGFFPMVGLVGFGALMFGGRFGRGRRISWGELEKQRRSYLRQLDDDREEVQRAAREQRQSQLFVHADPRRLDTVIGGPRMWERRPTDPDFLDVRLGIGVQQAGDSAVSLQWPDVPIGEELEPVTGGALRDFILEQSKIRGIGKVLSLRSKPGFSFTAEDPSDLHNLVRALLCSLAVYHSPEDLKLMVVTRHPEHWQWLVWLPHNQHDEMFDACGLRRLVFASPTELEEALDAELHRKGRGPWSPPVTASPTSMPSAMEAVTTPALGPHWVIVDDNVGTPEQWEGVTGQKGMAGITVLRLATRVGVGVGFADESQRFALRGGRLIHRDTFYAVADTLADSTANRYARALARWSPMSAGELSETDSQAGELLRALGITDPRNLDVERLWAESRGRGDPKWAMVPVGVRPGGDLQHVILRAKDFGGYGFHSVVIGTSGSGKSEYFLSLCSGIALTHSPETFIVIFVDMKFESAAQDLQGFPHVAGSLSNLGKDDRHLAERMRKAINGEIARRYRLLKDAGARDANEYEEMRLAGRDLEPIPILLVIIDEYLELFIHHPEWIDLVIHIGQEGRGCNVFFTLGGQRLDLSSLSKAKSNIAFRVALRAETAEDSRDVIGSDAALHLPSQENGYALLKVGPRDLEQFRCFYVSAPFVVPKPAVNVNKTVAMSFSQPRSYTSDYQPLSESDSAALAVADAPEEPDEFLFHADGFRKKKLVDVVRESLVSNPARPPHQIWLPPLEVSEPIDALVARWRGRPWHVAYGQNPGLVFPLGIVDIPEEHDQRVHAINAEMDNVMVVATAQRGKSTTLMTLMTSAALMYRPERVTFFCIGASLYPVEELPHVASVVSPTDREGVSRTIASIEGLISAREAAFKRYQIDISEFRDRRFGLDGAGTGTGTTDPGDKFGDVFLVIDNFSDLYDKDAAMGDRAIAIARQGLSYGVHIMTTATAWLIGQKQQLVNVSNARIQLRLSNPDETQMGEGFERKKAARNTLDRPGFGLTREGFELLVGVPEVVGPAGERVPTRDIGALISEMTGAGRVESLARLPERIPLSEVADAFAGSAGDADPLTIPFGIGETALRPAALPSRLVPNMLVVGRQSCGKTTTLAAMGQMIVARCSPEEAQITIIDPKTSLIGRIQGEQVRAYAYTADDIDAVIAELTQLLRDRLPPSGLSQEELLNRRSWDGPHHFVLIDDEQELRPHGVLGKNAATAPLWGLIERSREIGLHVVASRLPGNWAGVSVTNPFLQKMTGSRAPTLFMDNDPAAVKVFGRTSAQQLPPGRGLLVTSDGGIEGVLVAEPLT comes from the coding sequence GTGTCCAAAAGCGGATTCGTGCGACCGAAACGCACACCGGTACCGAATGTCCCGCCGGTGCGGGTGGCGGTCGGGGCGCCGTTGGCGCTGCCCGAACGCGAGCCACGCAACATCCTGCTGATGATCGCGGTGCCCGCACTGCTGGTCGGTATCGTCGGCACGCTGGTCGTGATGTATGCATCCGGGGTCAGGTCGTTACAGTCGGGCTTCTTCCCGATGGTCGGCCTGGTCGGTTTCGGCGCCCTGATGTTCGGGGGGCGGTTCGGGCGCGGACGCCGAATCAGTTGGGGTGAACTGGAAAAGCAGCGCCGCAGCTATCTGCGCCAGCTCGATGACGATCGCGAAGAAGTCCAGCGTGCCGCGCGGGAACAACGCCAGAGCCAGCTGTTCGTGCATGCCGATCCGCGGCGACTCGACACGGTGATCGGTGGCCCGCGGATGTGGGAACGGCGCCCCACCGATCCGGATTTCCTCGATGTCCGGCTGGGCATCGGTGTTCAGCAGGCGGGTGACTCCGCCGTCTCGCTGCAATGGCCGGACGTTCCCATCGGTGAGGAGCTGGAACCGGTAACCGGCGGCGCACTAAGGGATTTCATCCTCGAACAGAGCAAGATCCGCGGAATTGGGAAGGTGCTGAGCCTGCGGTCCAAGCCCGGGTTCAGCTTCACCGCCGAAGATCCGAGCGACCTGCACAATCTGGTGCGCGCGTTGCTGTGCTCGCTCGCCGTCTATCACAGTCCCGAAGACTTGAAGCTGATGGTGGTCACCCGTCATCCGGAGCATTGGCAGTGGCTGGTCTGGTTGCCGCACAACCAGCACGACGAGATGTTCGACGCATGCGGGCTGCGTCGCCTGGTATTCGCATCGCCGACGGAGCTGGAAGAGGCACTTGACGCCGAGTTGCACCGCAAGGGCCGTGGGCCCTGGTCGCCGCCCGTGACGGCGAGCCCGACGTCGATGCCGTCAGCCATGGAAGCGGTGACGACTCCGGCGTTGGGTCCGCACTGGGTGATCGTGGACGACAACGTGGGCACCCCCGAGCAGTGGGAAGGTGTGACCGGGCAGAAAGGCATGGCCGGAATCACTGTGCTGCGGCTGGCGACCCGCGTTGGCGTCGGCGTCGGATTCGCCGACGAGAGCCAGCGGTTCGCGCTGCGCGGCGGCAGGCTGATCCACCGCGACACCTTCTACGCAGTCGCCGACACGCTGGCGGACAGCACCGCCAACCGATATGCGCGTGCGCTGGCCCGCTGGTCACCGATGAGCGCCGGCGAGCTGTCCGAAACCGACAGCCAGGCCGGCGAATTGCTGCGCGCCCTGGGCATCACCGACCCGCGGAACCTGGACGTCGAGCGGCTGTGGGCGGAAAGCCGGGGACGGGGCGATCCGAAGTGGGCGATGGTGCCCGTCGGTGTTCGACCGGGTGGCGACCTGCAGCATGTGATCCTGCGCGCCAAGGACTTCGGCGGCTACGGCTTCCACTCGGTGGTGATCGGCACGTCTGGTTCCGGCAAGTCGGAGTACTTCTTGTCACTGTGCAGCGGAATCGCGCTGACGCACTCGCCGGAGACATTCATCGTGATCTTCGTCGACATGAAGTTCGAGTCGGCTGCCCAGGATCTACAGGGGTTTCCGCACGTCGCCGGGTCGCTGTCGAACTTGGGCAAGGACGACCGCCATCTGGCCGAGCGGATGCGCAAGGCGATCAACGGTGAGATCGCCCGCCGCTACCGCCTTTTGAAGGATGCCGGCGCCCGTGATGCCAACGAGTACGAGGAGATGCGGCTCGCCGGAAGGGATCTGGAGCCCATCCCGATTCTGCTGGTGATCATCGACGAGTACCTCGAGCTGTTCATCCATCACCCGGAGTGGATCGACCTGGTGATCCACATCGGGCAGGAGGGCCGCGGCTGCAACGTCTTCTTCACCCTCGGCGGCCAACGGCTGGACCTGTCGTCGCTGAGTAAGGCCAAGAGCAACATTGCTTTTCGGGTCGCCCTGCGCGCCGAGACCGCCGAGGACTCCCGCGACGTGATCGGAAGTGATGCCGCGCTGCACCTGCCATCGCAGGAGAACGGGTACGCGCTACTCAAAGTTGGCCCGCGCGACCTCGAGCAGTTCCGGTGCTTCTACGTTTCGGCCCCGTTCGTGGTACCCAAGCCGGCGGTGAACGTGAACAAGACAGTGGCCATGAGCTTCTCGCAACCTCGCTCGTACACCTCGGACTACCAACCGCTCAGTGAGTCCGACAGCGCGGCGTTGGCCGTCGCGGATGCGCCCGAAGAGCCTGACGAATTCCTCTTCCACGCAGACGGTTTCCGCAAGAAGAAACTCGTTGACGTAGTCCGCGAGTCGCTCGTCTCGAACCCCGCCCGTCCGCCACATCAGATATGGCTTCCGCCTTTGGAAGTCAGTGAGCCGATAGACGCGCTGGTGGCCCGGTGGCGTGGGCGGCCCTGGCACGTCGCCTACGGACAGAACCCAGGTCTGGTGTTTCCGCTCGGAATCGTCGACATCCCCGAGGAACACGACCAGCGCGTGCACGCGATCAACGCAGAAATGGACAACGTCATGGTGGTTGCGACCGCCCAGCGAGGTAAGTCCACCACCTTGATGACGCTGATGACTTCCGCGGCTCTGATGTACCGGCCAGAGCGGGTGACCTTCTTCTGCATCGGGGCGTCGCTCTACCCGGTCGAAGAACTACCCCATGTGGCATCGGTGGTGAGCCCGACCGACCGTGAGGGAGTCTCTCGTACCATCGCCTCGATCGAAGGCCTGATCTCGGCGCGCGAGGCAGCGTTCAAGAGGTATCAGATCGACATCTCCGAGTTCCGGGACAGGCGCTTCGGACTCGACGGCGCCGGTACGGGCACCGGCACCACCGACCCCGGCGACAAATTCGGCGACGTCTTCCTCGTCATCGACAACTTCAGCGATCTCTATGACAAAGACGCGGCCATGGGCGACCGGGCTATCGCCATTGCCCGCCAAGGCCTTTCATACGGCGTGCACATCATGACCACCGCGACGGCGTGGCTCATCGGGCAGAAGCAGCAGCTGGTCAATGTCTCGAACGCACGAATTCAGCTGCGGCTGAGTAATCCCGACGAAACGCAGATGGGTGAGGGATTCGAGCGGAAGAAAGCTGCCCGCAACACCTTGGACCGTCCGGGGTTCGGGCTCACCCGGGAGGGTTTCGAGTTGCTGGTCGGAGTGCCCGAGGTGGTCGGGCCCGCCGGAGAACGGGTGCCAACCCGCGACATCGGTGCCCTCATATCGGAGATGACCGGGGCCGGGCGGGTCGAGAGCCTCGCCAGGCTGCCCGAACGCATTCCGCTCAGCGAGGTGGCGGACGCGTTCGCCGGTAGTGCCGGGGACGCAGACCCGTTGACCATTCCGTTCGGGATCGGCGAGACCGCGCTGCGGCCGGCGGCGCTGCCCTCCCGGTTGGTGCCCAACATGCTGGTGGTGGGACGCCAGTCATGTGGGAAGACAACGACTTTAGCCGCGATGGGCCAGATGATCGTGGCTCGTTGCTCGCCCGAAGAGGCGCAGATCACCATCATCGACCCGAAGACGTCTTTGATCGGAAGGATCCAGGGTGAGCAGGTACGGGCGTACGCATACACCGCGGACGACATCGACGCGGTGATCGCCGAGTTGACGCAGCTGCTGCGCGACCGCCTGCCGCCGTCCGGACTGAGCCAGGAAGAACTCCTCAACCGCAGGAGCTGGGACGGTCCTCACCACTTCGTCCTGATCGACGACGAGCAGGAACTGCGACCGCACGGTGTGCTGGGCAAGAATGCGGCGACGGCGCCGCTGTGGGGGTTGATCGAGCGCAGCCGCGAAATCGGCTTGCATGTAGTCGCGTCGCGTTTGCCCGGCAACTGGGCGGGCGTCTCGGTCACCAACCCGTTCCTGCAGAAGATGACGGGCTCCCGGGCGCCGACCTTGTTCATGGACAACGACCCGGCGGCGGTGAAGGTATTCGGCAGGACCAGCGCTCAGCAACTACCCCCCGGCCGCGGTCTGTTGGTCACCAGCGACGGTGGGATCGAAGGAGTGCTGGTAGCAGAGCCATTGACGTGA
- a CDS encoding PE family protein, with protein sequence MGGFFGVVPGAVDMSAAAEAGISEGMAATTAAGAAALTGVLPMAADADSIEFAAALNAAGAAYLGTAAEHVGQRVAFSGAQGLSSAAAVAAEAANAGAVGL encoded by the coding sequence ATGGGCGGATTCTTCGGAGTGGTGCCGGGCGCTGTCGACATGTCGGCGGCCGCCGAGGCGGGGATCAGCGAAGGGATGGCCGCGACGACGGCGGCAGGTGCGGCCGCACTCACCGGGGTGCTGCCGATGGCCGCCGATGCCGACTCGATCGAGTTCGCGGCGGCCCTGAACGCCGCCGGAGCGGCATACCTGGGAACGGCCGCGGAGCACGTCGGGCAGCGCGTCGCGTTCTCCGGTGCCCAGGGTTTGTCGTCGGCCGCCGCCGTCGCGGCCGAGGCCGCTAACGCGGGCGCCGTCGGACTGTAG
- a CDS encoding PPE domain-containing protein has product MPDPRWTGPPEVVAAIFEAGSPASVIANGAVWVTETANNEVSAGLSTLNTLATQAQWQGVGSTASTVAAAGLNAGLQTLMGWTAEKINVTQAAVEAFMLARSSVIPSMVSQTNRDEWAVLNATNWFGQNTPGIVERDGEYFGEHWPHNSGVGWAYSGALSALIAALAVPPPIAPMGASPAAPAAAAEAVAQAAAQTGMQASSQAGQTVGQSVASPAEATGQLSSFMQAPMQMVSGATEPLKEMLQAPMQAMQGVTSLPQGMMQAFGGMFPAAGTPSAAAVAEPAVAAGGSAAGGGIGAAGGFPGAGLTSYTRPTSSFEPEAGGKPAGLRAGVLNAAEVRGPTVSTGGTPLPMTPAGMLARGEAGKEADKDVTRARVVVDPR; this is encoded by the coding sequence ATGCCAGATCCCCGCTGGACCGGCCCACCCGAAGTCGTCGCGGCGATATTCGAGGCCGGGTCGCCGGCTTCGGTGATCGCCAATGGTGCGGTCTGGGTCACCGAGACCGCCAACAACGAAGTGTCGGCGGGACTCTCCACCCTCAACACGCTGGCCACTCAGGCGCAGTGGCAGGGCGTGGGCTCCACGGCTTCGACGGTCGCCGCGGCAGGGCTGAACGCCGGGTTGCAGACCCTGATGGGTTGGACCGCCGAGAAGATCAATGTCACGCAGGCCGCGGTCGAGGCGTTCATGCTCGCGCGGTCTTCGGTCATCCCGTCGATGGTCTCCCAGACCAACCGCGACGAGTGGGCCGTCCTGAACGCCACCAACTGGTTCGGCCAGAACACGCCCGGAATCGTCGAGCGGGACGGCGAGTACTTCGGCGAGCACTGGCCGCACAACTCCGGAGTGGGCTGGGCGTACTCCGGTGCCCTGAGTGCATTGATCGCAGCCTTGGCGGTGCCTCCGCCGATCGCGCCGATGGGCGCCTCACCGGCCGCGCCGGCCGCCGCGGCGGAAGCGGTGGCCCAGGCCGCGGCGCAGACCGGCATGCAGGCGTCGAGCCAAGCGGGGCAGACGGTGGGCCAGAGCGTGGCCTCTCCCGCCGAGGCGACCGGCCAATTGAGTTCATTCATGCAGGCACCGATGCAGATGGTGTCGGGGGCCACCGAACCGCTCAAAGAGATGCTGCAGGCGCCGATGCAGGCCATGCAGGGCGTCACCAGCCTGCCCCAGGGGATGATGCAGGCCTTCGGTGGAATGTTTCCCGCCGCGGGGACCCCAAGTGCGGCGGCCGTCGCCGAACCCGCGGTGGCGGCCGGCGGGAGCGCCGCGGGCGGCGGCATTGGTGCAGCAGGCGGATTCCCCGGTGCTGGGCTTACCAGCTATACCCGGCCCACCAGCAGCTTTGAGCCGGAGGCGGGCGGGAAGCCGGCCGGCCTGCGGGCCGGCGTGCTCAACGCCGCCGAAGTGCGGGGTCCGACGGTCTCGACCGGTGGCACGCCGCTGCCGATGACCCCGGCAGGCATGCTGGCGCGTGGTGAGGCGGGCAAAGAAGCCGATAAGGATGTGACGCGGGCACGCGTCGTCGTCGATCCTCGCTAG
- a CDS encoding TIGR03084 family metal-binding protein encodes MTGSAAFVADLQAESDGLDALVAPLPAEKWATMTPAPGWTIAHQIGHLLWTDRVSLLSVTDEAAFGEALAAAAADPAGFVDAGAEELAALPPAELLADWRDTRRRLHEALLGVADGRKLPWFGPPMSASSMATARLMETWAHGLDVADALGVTRPPTDRLRSIAHIGVRARDYAYMVNGLTPPSEAFYVELRGPGGDTWSWGPPEAAQRVTGSAEDFCFLVTQRRPLSALDVTAVGEDAQQWLGIAQAFAGPPGPGRS; translated from the coding sequence ATGACTGGTTCAGCTGCGTTCGTCGCCGATCTGCAGGCCGAGAGTGACGGGCTCGACGCGCTGGTCGCACCGCTGCCCGCGGAAAAGTGGGCGACGATGACGCCCGCCCCGGGGTGGACCATCGCCCACCAGATCGGCCACCTGCTGTGGACCGACCGGGTGTCGCTGCTGTCGGTCACCGATGAGGCCGCCTTCGGTGAGGCGCTGGCCGCTGCCGCCGCAGACCCGGCCGGGTTCGTCGATGCCGGCGCAGAGGAACTGGCGGCGCTGCCGCCCGCCGAGCTGCTGGCCGACTGGCGCGACACCCGTCGGCGTTTGCACGAGGCCCTGCTCGGCGTCGCCGACGGACGCAAGTTGCCGTGGTTCGGACCGCCGATGAGCGCCTCGTCGATGGCCACCGCCCGGCTGATGGAGACCTGGGCGCACGGGCTGGACGTGGCCGACGCCCTGGGTGTCACCCGACCGCCGACGGACCGGCTGCGCTCGATCGCGCACATCGGGGTGCGGGCCCGCGACTACGCGTACATGGTCAACGGTTTGACGCCGCCGAGCGAAGCGTTCTATGTCGAGTTGCGCGGGCCGGGCGGAGACACCTGGTCCTGGGGGCCGCCGGAGGCGGCCCAGCGCGTGACGGGTTCGGCGGAGGATTTCTGCTTCCTGGTCACCCAGCGGCGGCCGCTGAGTGCGTTGGACGTGACGGCGGTGGGGGAGGACGCGCAGCAGTGGCTGGGGATCGCGCAGGCGTTCGCGGGCCCGCCCGGACCCGGGCGATCGTAG
- a CDS encoding MFS transporter, translated as MPIVEVGSVIRTRMQASAPVELWRSVRALPDFWRLMQVRMASQFGDGLFQAGLAGALLFNPDRAADPLAIARAFAVLFLPYSLLGPFAGALMDRWDRRLVLVGANSARLCFIVAIGTILAVGAGDWVLLGAALLANGLARFVASGLSASLPHVVPRQQVVTMNSVATAAGAVSAFLGANFMLLPRWLGGAGDHGAAAVIFTALVPVALALLLSLRFAPRVLGPDDTKRAIHGSAVYAVVTGWLHGVRTVVQLPSVAAALSGLAAHRMVVGINSLLILLLVHHLKNVDGDGLGTALVFFAATGLGAFLANMLTPVLVRRWGRYATANGALVAAAVIQTAGAGLLLPVMVVCGFLLGIAGQVVKLCADSAMQIDVDDALRGHVFAVQDALFWVSFIVAVTVAAAFIPDDGRAPAFALFGSVIYLIGLLVHSLVGRRGRAREVLG; from the coding sequence GTGCCGATCGTGGAAGTGGGTTCAGTGATTCGCACCCGGATGCAGGCAAGCGCACCCGTCGAATTGTGGCGGTCGGTGCGCGCCCTGCCCGACTTCTGGCGACTTATGCAGGTGCGCATGGCAAGTCAGTTCGGCGACGGTCTGTTCCAGGCCGGCCTGGCGGGGGCATTGCTGTTCAACCCGGACCGGGCCGCCGATCCGCTGGCGATCGCGCGCGCGTTCGCGGTGTTGTTTCTTCCTTATTCGCTGCTCGGGCCGTTCGCCGGCGCGCTGATGGACCGGTGGGACCGGCGCCTGGTGCTGGTCGGTGCGAACAGCGCGCGGCTGTGCTTCATCGTCGCGATCGGCACGATTCTCGCGGTCGGGGCCGGCGATTGGGTGCTGCTGGGCGCCGCGCTGCTCGCCAACGGTCTGGCCCGGTTCGTGGCGTCCGGTCTGTCGGCATCGTTGCCGCACGTGGTGCCGCGCCAGCAGGTCGTCACGATGAACTCGGTGGCTACCGCGGCCGGCGCGGTCTCCGCCTTTCTGGGTGCCAATTTCATGCTGCTGCCGCGCTGGCTCGGCGGCGCCGGCGATCACGGCGCGGCGGCGGTCATCTTCACTGCGCTGGTTCCGGTGGCATTGGCGCTGCTGCTGTCGCTGCGGTTCGCGCCCCGGGTTCTCGGTCCGGACGACACAAAACGGGCGATTCACGGCTCCGCGGTGTACGCCGTGGTCACGGGGTGGCTGCACGGCGTGCGGACGGTGGTTCAACTCCCGTCGGTAGCCGCCGCCCTGTCGGGGCTGGCCGCACACCGGATGGTTGTCGGGATCAACTCGCTGCTGATTTTGCTGCTGGTGCATCACCTGAAGAATGTCGACGGCGACGGGCTGGGTACCGCTCTGGTGTTCTTCGCCGCGACCGGTCTGGGGGCTTTTCTGGCCAACATGCTGACCCCGGTGCTGGTGCGGCGCTGGGGCCGGTACGCCACGGCGAACGGTGCTCTGGTCGCCGCGGCTGTCATCCAGACGGCGGGCGCCGGGCTGTTGCTGCCGGTCATGGTGGTGTGCGGTTTCCTGCTCGGCATTGCCGGCCAGGTGGTCAAGTTGTGCGCCGACTCGGCGATGCAGATCGATGTCGACGACGCGTTGCGCGGGCACGTGTTCGCGGTTCAGGACGCCCTGTTCTGGGTGTCGTTCATCGTCGCGGTGACCGTGGCCGCCGCGTTCATCCCCGACGACGGACGCGCACCCGCGTTTGCGCTGTTCGGTTCGGTGATTTATCTGATCGGGCTGCTGGTGCACAGCCTGGTCGGCCGTCGAGGACGTGCTAGGGAGGTTCTGGGATGA